In the genome of Kitasatospora cathayae, one region contains:
- a CDS encoding ATP-binding protein encodes MQVLQVQLAVRADPSEVGRARRWVRSRLLNHGVEPDAPMAETVVLVVSELVTNAVVHTGCPAVLRLCLPVVDDSPQAGPAGPLRVEVADASRTAPAPRHAGADEEATNGRGLELVELLCERWGWYPDGSGKRVWCEIDTQARPVDPMAGVDWAALAQ; translated from the coding sequence GTGCAGGTTCTTCAGGTACAGCTTGCGGTGCGGGCGGACCCCTCGGAGGTCGGCCGGGCCCGCCGGTGGGTGCGCTCGCGGCTGCTGAACCACGGAGTGGAACCGGACGCGCCGATGGCCGAGACGGTGGTGCTGGTGGTGTCGGAACTGGTCACCAACGCCGTGGTGCACACCGGCTGTCCGGCCGTGCTGAGACTCTGCCTGCCGGTGGTCGACGACTCCCCGCAGGCCGGTCCGGCCGGTCCGCTGCGGGTGGAGGTGGCCGACGCGAGCCGGACCGCCCCGGCCCCCCGGCACGCCGGTGCGGACGAGGAGGCGACCAACGGGCGAGGTCTGGAACTGGTCGAGCTGCTCTGCGAGCGCTGGGGCTGGTACCCGGACGGATCGGGCAAGCGGGTCTGGTGCGAGATCGACACCCAGGCCAGGCCGGTGGACCCGATGGCCGGGGTGGACTGGGCCGCTTTGGCTCAATAG
- the purU gene encoding formyltetrahydrofolate deformylase: MEQQPASAQYVLTLSCPDKQGIVHAVSSYLFMTGCNIIDSQQFGDGDTGLFFMRVHFSAPEPVTADKLRASFAAIGASFGMDWQIHPTEQRMRIVLMVSKFGHCLNDLLYRTRIGALPVEIAAVVSNHTDLRDLTESYGIPFHHIPVTRDTKAEAERQLLDLVEKENVELVVLARYMQVLSDQLCTELSGRVINIHHSFLPSFKGAKPYHQAHARGVKLIGATAHYVTADLDEGPIIEQEVARVTHDVSPDQLVAIGRDVECQALARAVKWHSEHRVLLDGTRTVVFA, translated from the coding sequence GTGGAACAGCAGCCGGCCAGCGCCCAGTACGTCCTCACGCTGTCCTGCCCCGACAAGCAGGGCATCGTCCACGCTGTCTCCAGCTACCTCTTCATGACCGGCTGCAACATCATCGACAGCCAGCAGTTCGGCGACGGGGACACCGGACTCTTCTTCATGCGGGTGCACTTCTCCGCCCCCGAGCCGGTCACCGCCGACAAGCTGCGGGCCAGCTTCGCCGCGATCGGCGCCTCCTTCGGGATGGACTGGCAGATCCACCCGACCGAGCAGCGGATGCGGATCGTCCTCATGGTCAGCAAGTTCGGGCACTGCCTGAACGACCTGCTCTACCGCACCCGGATCGGCGCCCTGCCGGTGGAGATCGCCGCGGTGGTCTCCAACCACACCGACCTGCGCGACCTGACCGAGAGCTACGGCATCCCCTTCCACCACATCCCGGTCACCAGGGACACCAAGGCCGAGGCCGAACGGCAGCTGCTCGACCTGGTCGAGAAGGAGAACGTCGAACTGGTCGTACTGGCCCGCTACATGCAGGTGCTCTCCGACCAGCTGTGCACCGAGCTGTCCGGCCGGGTGATCAACATCCACCACTCCTTCCTGCCGAGCTTCAAGGGCGCCAAGCCGTACCACCAGGCGCACGCCCGCGGCGTGAAGCTGATCGGCGCCACCGCGCACTACGTCACCGCCGATCTCGACGAGGGCCCGATCATCGAGCAGGAGGTGGCCCGGGTCACCCACGACGTCAGCCCGGACCAGCTGGTCGCGATCGGCCGGGACGTCGAGTGCCAGGCGCTGGCCCGCGCGGTCAAGTGGCACAGCGAGCACCGGGTGCTGCTGGACGGCACCCGGACCGTCGTCTTCGCCTGA
- a CDS encoding sigma-70 family RNA polymerase sigma factor, with translation MAAPDRIPRWDEQLQRRLARGEETALGELYDRLSPMVHGLAGRILADQAAADQLTREIFAHVWEHPEDFDPTQGSLRSWLGALTHRRAVERLRARRGAERLPGRGSGAAEEEIRAVATAARMQYVVDSLPQSLRETIAVTYYDGRTYQETARLLGISEQAAKQRMRLGLELLATELADERARQEPHREHRDGDGDGGR, from the coding sequence ATGGCCGCCCCGGACCGGATCCCGCGCTGGGACGAGCAGTTGCAGCGGCGCCTCGCCCGCGGCGAGGAGACCGCACTCGGCGAACTCTACGACCGGCTCTCGCCGATGGTGCACGGGCTGGCCGGGCGGATACTCGCCGACCAGGCGGCCGCCGACCAGCTCACCCGGGAGATCTTCGCCCACGTCTGGGAGCACCCCGAGGACTTCGACCCCACCCAGGGCTCGCTGCGCTCCTGGCTCGGCGCGCTCACCCACCGCCGCGCGGTCGAACGGCTGCGGGCGCGACGCGGCGCCGAGCGGCTGCCGGGACGCGGCAGCGGCGCGGCCGAGGAGGAGATCCGCGCCGTGGCCACCGCCGCCCGCATGCAGTACGTGGTCGACTCCCTGCCCCAATCCCTGCGTGAGACCATCGCGGTGACGTACTACGACGGCCGCACCTACCAGGAGACGGCCCGGCTGCTCGGCATCAGCGAGCAGGCCGCCAAGCAGCGGATGCGGCTCGGCCTGGAGCTGCTGGCCACCGAACTGGCCGACGAGCGCGCCCGCCAGGAGCCCCACCGGGAGCACCGGGACGGCGACGGGGACGGGGGCAGGTGA
- a CDS encoding zf-HC2 domain-containing protein, giving the protein MNEERHDALRSLLGAWSLGACPPREAAELEQHLRGCPECAEEAARLRDAAGWLSLDEPLDQPGSLRQQVLDWCLARRPAELPLPSWGMPYTAETAKLDALLRDLGQEEWQEVAELPWHGGAERLRPAEVLGRLTAGDGFLALALGLPDPAPAAAPSAPTSAPTSAWASTSTPPVGRRVPPQEAAVPAPRVPRVPSQGGRYAAVTARTARLLAYQAGLPPQSVRARWRQQTHDLVRSAALAPYGGTPVDLGFAVLPLRDAFVDRALECFVHGEDVARAVAYPYDPPAPQHLRQMVELVVRLLPRALGGLRAARPEFAAAPTAPGAPAVREARRLRLVVDGPAAGEWLVPLDGEEAGPPGGEPVASMVLDGLELCQLAAAHRDPDRLPVGEHGDRAAVREVLHALPLLSRP; this is encoded by the coding sequence ATGAACGAGGAGCGGCACGACGCCCTGCGCTCGCTGCTCGGCGCCTGGTCCCTCGGCGCCTGCCCGCCCCGCGAGGCCGCCGAGTTGGAGCAGCACCTGCGCGGCTGCCCGGAGTGCGCCGAGGAGGCGGCCCGGCTGCGCGACGCGGCCGGCTGGCTCTCCCTGGACGAGCCGCTGGACCAGCCCGGTTCGCTGCGCCAGCAGGTGCTGGACTGGTGCCTGGCCCGCCGCCCGGCCGAACTGCCCCTCCCCTCCTGGGGGATGCCGTACACCGCGGAGACCGCCAAGCTCGACGCGCTGCTGCGCGACCTCGGCCAGGAGGAGTGGCAGGAGGTGGCCGAACTGCCGTGGCACGGCGGCGCGGAGCGGCTGCGCCCGGCCGAGGTGCTGGGCCGGCTGACCGCGGGGGACGGCTTCCTGGCGCTCGCCCTCGGCCTGCCGGACCCGGCACCGGCGGCCGCCCCTTCCGCACCGACTTCCGCACCGACTTCCGCATGGGCTTCCACATCGACTCCGCCGGTCGGCCGCCGGGTGCCGCCGCAGGAGGCGGCCGTCCCGGCGCCGCGGGTGCCGCGGGTGCCGTCACAGGGCGGCCGGTACGCCGCGGTCACCGCGCGCACCGCCCGGCTGCTCGCCTACCAGGCCGGGCTGCCCCCGCAGTCGGTGCGCGCCCGGTGGCGCCAGCAGACCCACGACCTGGTGCGCAGCGCCGCGCTGGCCCCGTACGGCGGAACCCCGGTCGATCTGGGCTTCGCGGTGCTGCCACTGCGCGACGCCTTCGTGGACCGCGCCCTGGAGTGCTTCGTGCACGGCGAGGACGTGGCCCGCGCGGTCGCCTACCCGTACGACCCGCCGGCGCCGCAGCACCTGCGGCAGATGGTGGAGCTGGTGGTCCGGCTGCTGCCGCGGGCGCTGGGCGGGCTGCGCGCGGCGCGACCCGAGTTCGCCGCGGCGCCGACCGCGCCGGGCGCGCCGGCCGTGCGGGAGGCGAGGCGGCTGCGGCTGGTGGTGGACGGTCCGGCGGCCGGCGAGTGGCTGGTGCCGCTGGACGGCGAGGAGGCGGGGCCGCCCGGCGGGGAGCCGGTGGCCTCGATGGTGCTGGACGGCCTGGAGCTGTGCCAGTTGGCCGCCGCGCACCGCGACCCGGACCGGCTGCCGGTGGGCGAGCACGGTGACCGGGCCGCGGTGCGCGAGGTGCTGCACGCGCTGCCGCTGCTGTCGCGGCCGTAA
- a CDS encoding ABC transporter substrate-binding protein translates to MTSRRDSFRARPTIARRRHRRPIAAAVTAAALLPALFSASACGGPADASTDADDLTVMTWAPSGTGAADRPGMTALAESIGRDVNLKGGLNGHRLHVITCNEHNTADGAKACAQQAVDAKAVAVIGSYSQWGDAFMPVLERAGIPLIGGYGLSQPEFSSPLSYPVDGGMPALIAGSGRQLVEAGCKSVALIRPDTPAGDNLLGYLGNALKPAGMKLLDVKAPEQSSDYTQVARKAIGKDEPGNCVTSAMAAEPTGNLLDAYRRLTPKNTRIASVIGSVQQSVVDSTGGDSGPLAGAFVTGWYPPESAQIWDGLRSVVRSDTTGGRTIDVSDPGVQTTWVAYEVFRVVVEKLSAAGKPVDAKSIAALLDSGEGIDVGLTPPLNWGTTNMLPSTESPRLVNTWITYQVVRNGRMTLQQPGFVDVRWVLTGGRPPA, encoded by the coding sequence ATGACCAGCCGAAGGGACTCGTTCCGGGCCCGTCCCACGATCGCCCGGCGCCGCCACCGGCGTCCGATCGCCGCCGCGGTGACCGCCGCGGCGCTGCTCCCCGCCCTCTTCTCGGCCTCCGCGTGCGGCGGACCGGCCGACGCCTCCACCGACGCCGACGACCTCACCGTGATGACCTGGGCCCCGTCCGGCACCGGCGCCGCGGACCGCCCCGGCATGACCGCGCTCGCCGAGTCGATCGGCCGGGACGTCAACCTCAAGGGCGGGTTGAACGGCCACCGGCTGCACGTGATCACCTGCAACGAGCACAACACCGCCGACGGTGCCAAGGCCTGCGCCCAGCAGGCGGTGGACGCCAAGGCCGTGGCCGTGATCGGCTCCTACAGCCAGTGGGGCGACGCCTTCATGCCGGTGCTGGAGCGCGCCGGCATCCCGCTGATCGGCGGGTACGGCCTGTCCCAGCCCGAGTTCTCCAGCCCGCTGTCCTACCCGGTGGACGGCGGGATGCCGGCGCTGATCGCCGGCAGCGGCCGCCAGCTGGTCGAGGCCGGCTGCAAGTCCGTCGCCCTGATCCGTCCGGACACCCCGGCCGGCGACAACCTGCTCGGCTACCTGGGCAACGCGCTCAAGCCCGCCGGGATGAAGCTGCTGGACGTCAAGGCGCCCGAGCAGTCCTCCGACTACACCCAGGTGGCCCGCAAGGCGATCGGCAAGGACGAGCCGGGCAACTGCGTCACCAGCGCGATGGCCGCCGAGCCGACCGGCAACCTGCTGGACGCCTACCGGCGGCTGACCCCGAAGAACACCCGGATCGCCTCGGTGATCGGCAGCGTCCAGCAGTCGGTGGTCGACTCCACCGGCGGCGACTCCGGCCCGCTGGCCGGCGCGTTCGTCACCGGCTGGTACCCACCGGAGTCGGCCCAGATCTGGGACGGGCTGCGCTCGGTGGTGCGCTCCGACACCACCGGCGGGCGCACCATCGACGTCTCCGACCCGGGCGTGCAGACCACCTGGGTCGCGTACGAGGTGTTCCGGGTCGTGGTGGAGAAGCTCTCGGCGGCCGGCAAGCCGGTCGACGCGAAGAGCATCGCCGCCCTGCTGGACAGCGGTGAGGGCATCGACGTCGGCCTGACTCCGCCGCTGAACTGGGGCACCACCAACATGCTGCCCAGCACCGAGTCGCCGCGGCTGGTCAACACCTGGATCACCTACCAGGTGGTCAGGAACGGCCGGATGACCCTGCAGCAGCCGGGTTTCGTGGACGTCCGCTGGGTGCTCACCGGGGGCCGGCCCCCGGCCTGA
- a CDS encoding GlxA family transcriptional regulator, with translation MAHLVAVLALEGAIAFELGIPARIFGGAKDGSGRPLYEVATCTLDGGPVATSADFRIAVDHGPELLERADTVVLPASHDSDPDSADAPFTPELAAALRRIRPGARLMSICTGSFLLAAAGLLDGRPATTHWRYTELFARRFPKVLLDPDVLYTDDGDILTSGGVAAGVDLCLHVVRRDHGSAVANAVARNCLVPPWRDGGQKQYVEAPSPVDPGGSGTAAVRAWALEHLDEPLPLRQLADRAGMSVRTFTRRFREETGASPGQWITTQRTERARQLLERTDLTIDQVARRSGFGTAASLRLQLRGRLDVAPSAYRRTFRNTPAA, from the coding sequence ACTCGGCATCCCGGCACGGATCTTCGGCGGCGCCAAGGACGGCTCCGGCCGGCCGCTGTACGAGGTGGCCACCTGCACCCTGGACGGCGGTCCGGTCGCCACCAGCGCGGACTTCCGGATCGCGGTCGACCACGGGCCCGAACTGCTGGAGCGGGCCGACACGGTGGTGCTCCCGGCCTCCCACGACTCCGATCCGGACAGCGCGGACGCCCCCTTCACCCCCGAACTGGCCGCCGCACTGCGGCGGATCCGGCCCGGCGCCCGGCTGATGTCGATCTGCACCGGCTCCTTCCTGCTGGCCGCCGCCGGCCTGCTGGACGGCCGCCCGGCCACCACCCACTGGCGCTACACCGAGCTCTTCGCCCGGAGGTTCCCGAAGGTCCTGCTGGACCCGGACGTGCTCTACACCGACGACGGCGACATCCTCACCTCCGGCGGGGTGGCCGCGGGGGTGGACCTGTGCCTGCACGTCGTGCGCCGCGACCACGGCAGCGCGGTGGCCAACGCGGTGGCCCGCAACTGCCTGGTACCGCCGTGGCGCGACGGCGGCCAGAAGCAGTACGTGGAGGCCCCGAGCCCGGTGGACCCGGGCGGCTCCGGCACCGCCGCCGTCCGCGCCTGGGCGCTGGAGCACCTGGACGAGCCGCTGCCGCTGCGCCAACTCGCCGACCGGGCGGGCATGAGCGTACGGACCTTCACCCGGCGCTTCCGCGAGGAGACCGGTGCCAGCCCCGGCCAGTGGATCACCACCCAGCGCACCGAGCGGGCCCGCCAGTTGCTGGAGCGCACCGACCTGACGATCGACCAGGTCGCCCGGCGGTCCGGCTTCGGAACCGCCGCCTCGCTGCGGCTGCAGTTGCGCGGGCGGCTGGACGTCGCACCGAGCGCCTACCGGCGCACCTTCCGGAACACCCCGGCCGCCTGA
- a CDS encoding SCO4402 family protein has product MGGMPLNDLPWWRWRARLRSALHMLSDPGFQQEAWLAGREGYGDVTDAVYRLVEDTWLDRWSAEKYVGTIFRDSAEAALVDVAVLRAVQMLHEVGADAPASAYLGHPGWPETVRAAREAHVALAVGDGEDPDTAPRSLDVLRILTQV; this is encoded by the coding sequence ATGGGCGGCATGCCGCTCAACGACCTGCCCTGGTGGCGCTGGCGAGCCCGACTGCGCTCCGCGCTGCACATGCTGTCCGACCCCGGTTTCCAGCAGGAGGCCTGGCTGGCCGGACGGGAGGGCTACGGGGACGTGACCGACGCCGTCTACCGGCTGGTCGAGGACACCTGGCTGGACCGCTGGTCCGCCGAGAAGTACGTGGGCACGATCTTCCGCGACTCCGCCGAGGCCGCCCTGGTCGACGTCGCGGTGCTGCGCGCCGTGCAGATGCTGCACGAGGTCGGCGCGGACGCCCCGGCCTCCGCCTACCTCGGCCACCCCGGCTGGCCGGAGACCGTCCGGGCCGCCCGCGAGGCGCACGTCGCCCTGGCCGTCGGCGACGGGGAGGACCCGGACACGGCCCCCAGGTCCCTGGACGTGCTGCGCATCCTGACCCAGGTCTGA